The following coding sequences lie in one Arachis ipaensis cultivar K30076 chromosome B03, Araip1.1, whole genome shotgun sequence genomic window:
- the LOC107628826 gene encoding uncharacterized protein LOC107628826 — protein sequence MAPPPGPYSGTSTLALVARASAFSFGLVYGSIKLKYLKAKVKSQQRAEAKAQAKAQAHH from the exons ATGGCGCCGCCACCTGGACCTTATTCTGGCACAAGCACCTTAGCTTTG GTCGCTCGAGCTTCCGCTTTCTCGTTCGGCCTTGTTTATGGAAGCATTAAGCTCAAATACCTCAAG GCAAAAGTGAAATCCCAACAGAGAGCTGAAGCAAAGGCTCAAGCTAAGGCTCAGGCTCATCACTGA
- the LOC107628800 gene encoding indole-3-acetic acid-induced protein ARG7, with product MSPSNGNSSKIRRIVRIRQMLMRWRKKAAGRAAADVPAGHVAVCVGPSMRRFIVRATQLNHPIFQKLLLQAEEEYGFCNHGPLAIPCDEGLFEELLRVMTRPESVFSASLEEFQRRCHVDFRSNGDGSGKKGGGRGESWPLLHDELIY from the coding sequence ATGTCGCCGTCGAACGGAAACAGCAGCAAGATCCGGCGAATAGTACGGATCCGGCAGATGCTAATGCGGTGGAGGAAGAAGGCGGCGGGTAGAGCGGCGGCGGACGTGCCGGCGGGACACGTGGCGGTGTGTGTTGGACCTAGCATGAGGAGGTTCATCGTGCGCGCGACGCAGTTGAATCACCCGATCTTCCAGAAGCTTCTGCTTCAAGCGGAAGAAGAATACGGTTTCTGTAACCATGGACCTCTCGCTATTCCTTGCGACGAAGGGCTATTCGAGGAGCTTCTTCGTGTCATGACCCGACCCGAATCCGTTTTCTCTGCTTCGCTCGAAGAGTTTCAGAGAAGGTGCCACGTGGACTTCCGAAGTAACGGCGATGGTAGTGGTAAAAAAGGTGGTGGTCGTGGAGAATCGTGGCCGTTGCTTCATGACGAGTTGATTTACTGA